A single Phoenix dactylifera cultivar Barhee BC4 chromosome 1, palm_55x_up_171113_PBpolish2nd_filt_p, whole genome shotgun sequence DNA region contains:
- the LOC120110861 gene encoding protein FLX-like 2, with protein sequence MGSKGRIPPPHLRRPLPSPGMLHPEAFGPGIRPPPGAFPFDMLPRPEIMEQKLAHQHMEMQRLATENERLAATHSSLRQQLAAAQQDLQRFQTRNGAVNSEQEQQLRVLKDKIAKMEADLKASEPVKVELQQARAEAQSLIAARQELISKVQQLTQDLQRSHADAQQIPALMSELDALRQEYQHCRATYDYERKLRIDHYESLQVMEKNYVSMFREVEKLRAELTNASNLDRSGASALGVPFGTRSAHKENDASGHHSVGQNAYDDGYGVPQGCGPSSGAAQYGGGPAGPASAQAGYDAPRGPTYDAPRNASYDASRMAGYGLSRGSNYEASRGAGSEAPRGSGYDAPRGTVVPQAAVSAGSTAAPYGSTQAPSPYGSAQVPSSYGSAQTPTRAGGGYEAPRGGNIARR encoded by the exons ATGGGAAGCAAAGGCCGTATACCACCTCCTCATTTACGTCGGCCTCTTCCTAGTCCTGGCATGCTACACCCTGAGGCATTTGGTCCAGGCATCCGCCCTCCACCTGGTGCCTTTCCATTTGATATGTTGCCTCGTCCAGAAATTATGGAGCAGAAGCTTGCTCATCAACATATGGAGATGCAAAGGCTTGCAACAGAGAATGAAAGGCTTGCAGCAACACATTCCTCTCTGAGGCAACAACTGGCTGCTGCTCAACAGGATTTGCAGAGATTTCAGACCCGTAATGGTGCTGTCAATTCTGAGCAAGAGCAACAATTGAGAGTCCTCAAAGACAAGATAGCAAAGATGGAAGCTGACTTGAAAGCCTCTGAACCTGTTAAAGTGGAGTTGCAACAGGCTCGTGCGGAAGCTCAAAGCTTGATTGCAGCGAGACAGGAACTCATCTCAAAAGTGCAACAACTTACCCAGGATCTGCAGAGGAGCCATGCTGATGCTCAGCAAATCCCAGCACTAATGTCTGAGCTGGATGCTCTTAGACAGGAATATCAACATTGCAG AGCTACATATGATTATGAAAGAAAACTGCGCATTGACCACTATGAGTCTCTCCAGGTAATGGAAAAGAACTATGTTTCCATGTTTAGGGAGGTGGAAAAACTACGTGCTGAATTGACAAATGCTAGTAACCTTGATAGAAGTGGTGCCAGTGCTTTAG GGGTGCCATTTGGTACCAGGTCTGCACACAAGGAAAACGATGCATCTGGGCATCATTCTGTTGGACAAAATGCTTATGATGACGGCTATGGAGTACCACAA GGATGTGGGCCCTCTAGTGGTGCAGCTCAATATGGTGGAGGTCCTGCTGGACCTGCTTCTGCCCAGGCTGGATATGATGCACCCAGGGGCCCTACATATGATGCTCCAAGAAATGCAAGTTATGATGCATCGAGGATGGCTGGCTATGGTCTTTCTAGAGGCAGCAACTATGAGGCATCCAGAGGCGCTGGCTCTGAGGCTCCGAGAGGATCTGGGTATGATGCTCCTCGAGGAACAGTGGTGCCTCAGGCAGCAGTTTCTGCTGGCAGCACCGCTGCACCCTATGGATCAACGCAGGCACCATCACCCTATGGGTCAGCTCAGGTACCATCATCCTATGGGTCAGCACAGACACCAACCCGAGCAGGAGGTGGTTATGAAGCACCTCGTGGTGGGAACATTGCACGTAGATAA